From Streptomyces sp. 6-11-2, one genomic window encodes:
- a CDS encoding RNA polymerase sigma factor, which produces MKRSRDKAASELFAALYPRLAGWCRRLVDDDETAHEIASEAFTRLWARWTSVEEPRGFLYVTAANIVRDHWRKQERERRAVRRVTTEAALRPHTEQTDPSVRLLVQSLPERLRVPILLHYYADMPIWQVSVLTGRKEGTVKADLHAARELLRVHLRRSLDHSL; this is translated from the coding sequence TTGAAACGGTCCCGCGACAAGGCAGCGTCCGAACTGTTCGCCGCCCTGTACCCGCGCCTCGCCGGCTGGTGCCGCCGGCTCGTCGACGACGACGAGACGGCCCACGAGATCGCCTCCGAGGCGTTCACCCGCCTCTGGGCCCGCTGGACGTCCGTGGAGGAGCCCCGCGGGTTCCTCTACGTGACCGCGGCCAACATCGTCCGCGACCACTGGCGCAAGCAGGAACGCGAGCGCCGCGCCGTGCGCCGCGTCACCACCGAGGCCGCGCTCCGCCCCCACACCGAGCAGACGGATCCGTCGGTGCGCCTGCTCGTGCAGTCCCTGCCGGAACGACTGCGCGTCCCGATCCTCCTCCACTACTACGCTGACATGCCGATCTGGCAGGTGTCCGTGCTGACCGGACGCAAGGAAGGAACCGTCAAAGCCGACCTCCACGCCGCCCGAGAACTGCTCCGCGTCCACCTCAGGAGAAGCCTTGACCACTCGCTTTGA
- a CDS encoding beta-1,3-glucanase family protein, whose translation MQTFSGALTRRPATIAARSRTALGLVVVLLAACFAALTPSSAHAADQLLSQGRPAVASSVENDTFPAAAAVDGNTGTRWSSAFSDPQWLRVDLGSVQQLTRVTLNWEAAYAKSFQIQTSTDANTWTTVHSTTTATGGIQNLAVTGSGRYVRVNGTERATPYGYSLWEFQVYGPGGTTPPDDFWGGTSDIPAAKNAVEVKILNRTNGKYPDSQVYWSFNGQVHSIAEQPYLDMPANSAGRMYFYLGSPGGPYYDFIEFTVGNNVFNGNTTRVDAFGLKLAMRLHTKDGYDVEVGENRQTFAEDRATTFQRFTNAVPNQFKVLAQTQTPYRIIAPGSDPSFRAGGANANYFTSYAQSVGVNAATSDIFGCAASLAGNPDMCAALNRHVATLPASQQSDPAQYYKAAPANYYAQFWHDNAINRLAYGFPYDDVAGQSSFVSHGNPQWLLVAVGW comes from the coding sequence ATGCAGACCTTCTCCGGCGCACTCACCCGCAGACCGGCAACCATCGCCGCGCGTTCCCGTACGGCGCTGGGCCTGGTCGTCGTCCTGCTCGCCGCCTGCTTCGCCGCTCTGACCCCGTCGTCCGCACACGCTGCGGACCAACTGCTGTCCCAGGGGCGCCCCGCCGTGGCGTCCTCGGTCGAGAACGACACCTTCCCGGCCGCGGCCGCGGTCGACGGCAACACCGGCACCCGCTGGTCCTCCGCCTTCTCCGACCCGCAGTGGCTCCGGGTGGACCTCGGATCGGTCCAGCAGCTCACCCGCGTCACCCTCAACTGGGAGGCCGCGTACGCCAAGTCCTTCCAGATCCAGACCTCCACCGACGCGAACACCTGGACCACGGTCCACTCCACCACCACCGCCACCGGCGGCATCCAGAACCTCGCCGTCACGGGCAGCGGCCGCTATGTGCGCGTGAACGGAACCGAGCGAGCCACCCCGTACGGTTACTCCCTCTGGGAGTTCCAGGTCTACGGGCCCGGCGGCACCACCCCGCCGGACGACTTCTGGGGCGGCACCAGTGACATACCCGCCGCGAAGAACGCCGTCGAGGTGAAGATCCTCAACCGTACCAACGGCAAGTACCCGGACAGCCAGGTGTACTGGAGCTTCAACGGGCAGGTCCACTCCATCGCCGAGCAGCCCTACCTGGACATGCCGGCGAACTCGGCGGGCCGCATGTACTTCTACCTCGGCTCGCCGGGCGGCCCCTACTACGACTTCATCGAGTTCACCGTCGGCAACAACGTCTTCAACGGCAACACGACCCGCGTCGACGCCTTCGGCCTGAAGCTCGCCATGCGCCTGCACACCAAGGACGGCTACGACGTCGAGGTGGGCGAGAACCGGCAGACGTTCGCCGAGGACCGCGCCACCACCTTCCAGCGCTTCACCAACGCCGTTCCGAACCAGTTCAAGGTACTGGCCCAGACCCAGACCCCGTACCGGATCATCGCCCCCGGCAGCGACCCCAGCTTCCGCGCGGGCGGCGCGAACGCCAACTACTTCACCTCGTACGCCCAGTCCGTCGGCGTCAACGCCGCCACCTCCGACATCTTCGGCTGCGCCGCCTCCCTGGCCGGCAACCCCGACATGTGCGCCGCCCTCAACCGGCACGTCGCCACGCTGCCGGCCTCCCAGCAGTCCGATCCGGCCCAGTACTACAAGGCGGCACCCGCGAACTACTACGCCCAGTTCTGGCACGACAACGCCATCAACCGGCTCGCCTACGGCTTCCCGTACGACGACGTGGCGGGCCAGTCCTCCTTCGTCTCCCACGGGAACCCGCAGTGGCTGCTGGTGGCCGTCGGCTGGTAG
- a CDS encoding LuxR C-terminal-related transcriptional regulator produces MLDEGRLNMARLDRALTIQQASEGFFWQFGGSSAELCGRTFSDLVHPSVQQPLMRQFTGLIEGRRDRFATDVIAVGRDDATFTVPLTALMVRGGLPDESSILVMMPSAQNESADSEVVGGRNKKLLSPIDARILEGIASGLSTIPLASRLHLSRQGIEYHVTCLLRKLRVPNRAALVSRAYSMGVLKVGVWPPKVVPDFIKD; encoded by the coding sequence ATGCTCGACGAGGGCCGCCTCAACATGGCACGTCTCGACCGGGCGTTGACCATCCAGCAGGCCAGCGAGGGCTTCTTCTGGCAGTTCGGAGGCTCGTCCGCGGAGTTGTGCGGCCGGACCTTCAGCGATCTCGTCCACCCCAGTGTCCAGCAGCCGCTGATGCGGCAGTTCACCGGTCTCATCGAGGGCCGGCGTGATCGCTTCGCCACCGACGTCATCGCGGTGGGGCGGGACGACGCCACGTTCACCGTCCCCCTGACGGCCCTCATGGTGCGGGGCGGTCTCCCGGACGAATCCTCGATCCTGGTCATGATGCCCAGCGCACAGAACGAATCGGCCGACTCGGAGGTTGTCGGCGGACGCAACAAGAAGCTCCTGAGCCCGATCGACGCCCGGATACTCGAAGGCATAGCCTCCGGACTCTCCACGATCCCGCTCGCCTCACGACTGCACCTGAGCCGGCAGGGCATCGAGTACCACGTGACCTGTCTGCTGCGGAAACTCCGTGTGCCGAACCGGGCGGCGCTGGTCTCCCGCGCGTACTCCATGGGCGTGCTCAAAGTCGGTGTCTGGCCGCCGAAGGTGGTCCCGGACTTCATCAAGGACTGA